The genomic stretch ATTATATATTTTCTGAATTCTGTATATTCTTTTATGTTTTTTATAGCTGGATGTGCCATAGAATAAAATGGTTCATCAATTATAATTTCAAATATATCAGAACTAAACATTTTTAAATTATGAAAAAATGCTGGTACTGTTATAAATATAATTTTTTGATTTAATATAGTTTTATTATTTATTCTTGATTTTTTATTAAAATACATATTAGATGAAGATATATAAGATGAAATTATATTATAAGTATGTTTTAAAACTATATTAGAAGCACCTATTATAACAACTTTTTTATTATTGTTAATAGAATCAAATATTTTTTTTAACATTGCGGCATATTTAATTCTACTTGGCAAAAACATGGCAATTTTGTTTTCTGAAATATTATCTTTTATAACATCTATTTTTGATACTTTATAAGTTTCTTCTTTTAAGATGCTATTTATGTCTAAAGAACTTATATCTTTATTTAACTGCTCATTGCTTTTTAAATTTAAATCTTTCAAATAAAATTTTAAAAATTTATGTTTTAAATTATATGAATTTTCTTGTCTAAAATTACCAACTATATCTAAATATATGCTTGTTGGATTATTATATCTCGCTTCTTTTAAATTTGGAGCTAATCCATATCCAATTATGTCCATTATTAAATCTTTTTTATTTCTTATTTTACCTGCAAAACTTTCTACTGCATTACCAAAGAATTTCATGTTTTCCGCTTTAACATTTTTCATTAAGAATACAGGCTCTGGATTTTTATAACCATATGGTTCTAATTTTTCTATTTCATCGAAGAATGTAGGCCAAATTTTTTCTATTTCCATATCTATTGAAACTTCTGAAATAGGCTTTTTTTCTCCATATAAATCAAAATATGATTCATTTACCTTAGTTCTTAATAAATCTAAATTATCATTTGGGACGGAAAATCCAGCTGCTAATTCATGGCCTCCAAATTCTTGAAATAAATCTTCTTTAGAAGAATTTTTAAACAAATCCATTAAGTTAATTCCTTGAGGACTTCTTGCCGAACCTTTTCCAAAAGTTTCTTCTTTTGAAATCATCAGTACGGGTTTATTGAATTGAGAAGAAAGTTTTGAAGCAACTATGCCAAGAACACCAAGATGCCAGTTATCTCCACTCAATACTATTACTTTATCTTTTTTATATTCTGGGTTTACATCCATTTGACTTAAAGCAAAGAGATAAATCTCTTTTTCTTTTGCTTGTCTTTTACTGTTGAGTTTTATTAAAGCACTTACATTTTTTTGTATTTCTGAATCATTTTTTGATGTCAAAAGTTTAAACGCTGTAAAAGCATCGGCCATTCTTCCGGCAGCATTAATTTTAGGTGCAACTTTATAAGCTATTATATGTGATTTTATTTCTGAAGGAACTATTTTCAATTCTTTTAGAAGAGCTTCTACGCCTTTTAAAGGATTTTTTCTTATTTTATCTAAACCTCTTTTTACAAAATATCTGTTTTCTGATAAAAGAGGTACTATGTCAGCAATAGTTCCTATAGCTACTAAGTCTATATAATTATATGGATCAAAAGAAGGATTTATTTCTTTAGATAAAGCCAATAAAACTTTAAAAGCAACTCCAACTCCAGCAAGTCCCTTAAAAGGATAATTATTATCTTTTCTCTTTGGGTTTACAACGGCATCAGCTGGTGGAAGGTTTTCTTGCTGTTCATGATGATCTGTTACTATTACTTTCATCCCAAGTTTTTTTGCAAAGCTTATTTCTTCAATTGAAGTTATTCCACAATCTACGGTTATTATGTTTTTGAATCCATTTTTATTAAAATCAGATATTGCATCCATATTCAGACTATAACCTTCATCCATTCTCGAAGGAATATAAGCATCAACATTAAAACCAAGATCTTTCAAACCCATATATAATGTTGCAGCTGCAGTTACTCCATCAACATCATAATCTCCAAATACGACGATTTTTTCTTCTTTTTGTTTTATTTCTTTGAGTAAAGATACAGCTTTATCCATATCTTTTAAGTAAAAAGGATCTATTACTTGATTTTTAGAGGGATTTAAAAATTCAACAGCTTCATTTTTATCTTTTAGACCCCTACTTACTAGAAGTTTTCCAAGGAATTCAGAAATTCCTATATCATTAGAAAGACCACGGGCAATTTTTATATTTGCCTCATAGTCAGGGTCATTGGGGTCCCAAAAGACTCTCCAATTATTATTCATTTTTTGTTCCCCTTTCTTATTTATTTTTATTTCTTCTTTTCTTATATTATACAAAAATTATCTGTAAATAACAATAAGAAATGATGTAGGACAAATTTAAAATACTGTTAATTCATTATTTTTTGTTTTTTTATTATAGTTATGATTTAAAGTGTTAAATATACATGGTATAATTTAAATGAAAAAATTAATAAGCTTGGGGGTTCTTAAATAATGAAAAAAATAGCTATAATAACTACTGGTGGAACTATTGCAATGAGACATGATCCAATTCTCGGAGTTATTCCATCTGATGAACTAAACAAATCTTTGAATGATATTCCTTATTTGAGAGATATGGCAGAAACAGAACTTTTTGAATTTTCAAATATACCAAGTCCACACATGACTCCTGATAAAATGTTTGATCTTTCTAAATTTGTGAGAAAAATATTGAATAGGAAAGATATAGATGGTATAGTTATAACCCATGGAACGGATACACTTGAAGAAACGGCATATTTTTTAGATTTATTGCTTGATACTGTAAAACCTGTAGTTATGACAGCGGCGATGAGAGATTGGAATGAACCAGCTACAGATGGACCAAGAAATTTAATAGCTTCAGTAAGAGTAGCTTGTGCATTACATTCAATAGAAGAAGGAGTTTTAGTTTGTTTAAATGATGAGATACATGCTGCGAGAGAAGTTACAAAAACTTATACAAGTAATGTAGCGACTTTTGATTCACTTGGATATGGTCCACTTGGTATGGTTGATGAAGATACTGTTATTTTTTTTAGAAGATCTTTATTAAGAATGCATATAAATACCGATAAAATAGAAGATAAAGTGGCTTTAATAAAAACTTATACTGGAGATGATGGAAGAATAATAAAAGAACTTCCAGATCTTGGATATAAAGGTGTTGTTATCGAGGGATTTGGAAGAGGAAATGTTCCAGAACCCGTAGCTGATGCTATTGAAGAATTAATAAATAAAAAAATACCAGTGGTATTAGTATCGAGATGCTTTAAAGGGAGAGTTCTTGGAGTGTATGGATATAAGGGAGGAGGAGCAGACCTCAAAAATAGAGGAATTATAATGGGTCAAGAAGTTTCTGGTCCTAAAGCAAGAATAAAATTGATGGTAGTTCTTGGAAAAACTAATGATATGGAGATTATAAGATCTTATTTTGAATATCAAAATAAATGAGGTGGAATTTTGTGACTAAAAACCAAAAAGCGGCTATATTTAATTCAATATATTTAATAATATTTTTTTCTATAGCAGCGCTTTCTATGCAGGTTTTTTCTATTCTGGTTTTTTCTCTTGGGGTTATATTTGTTGTAGAATTATTTTCTAAATTTTTTATGAAATTTTTAAAAATGCCTAAAAAATTTGCAATTTTAATATCTATATTAATAATATTTATAAGTCTTATATTTTTATTGGTTTTTTTAATACCTACCGTGATTGGTGAGGTTTCTAATTTTATAAATTTTTTAAATGGAATCTTTGAAAAGCAAGAATGGAGAGAATTATTCCCAGAAAAATTTGATGATATAGAAAAAAATGTAACTGAATTTTTGATAACTTTGAGACCTAAAATAATATCCTTCATAAACGATGCTTTAATACAAATGCCTAATTTAGGTGGGAAAATAGGTTCTTTTATCTTTTACTTAGTTTTAATAACTATATATGGAAGTTTTTACTTTGATTCTTTTAAATTAAAAGCAGGAAATTTATTTCCTAAATCTATAAGAAACACATCTATATCATTTCTAAAAGATTTATATGTTAACTTAAAAAGTTTTGTTATCTCTACTTTATTTGCGGCTCTTTTTGTTGGGATTGGAGCTTTTATAATAATGAATATATTAGGAGTTAAATATTCTTTATTGATGAGTTTTTGGGCGGCATTAACAAATTTTATTCCCATCGTTGGAGTTATTTTTGAGTTTATTCCTTTAATATTAGTTGGTATATCAAGTGGATTGACTAAAATGCTAATATTGCTTTTAATAATGATCATATTACATACATCTGCTTTTATATTCTTCTTGTATGTCATGAAAGGTAGTGCCAGAATAAATCCAGTGGCAGTAATAATTTCAATTTTGATATTTGGATATATATTTGGATTTGTAGGTCCTATAATAGCTGTTCCAATAGGAATATCGATTAAAGTTTTTTGGAAACATTTTGTATCTCCTACTTTTGAAAGGAGCTGAAATATTTTTGAAAAGATATATAATAATATTAATGATTTTGCTATCATTTTTAACTTCTTTTGCTATTAGTGTAGAAGATATACTAAATTTATCTAAGAATGAAAATACTTTAGAACTTTCATGGGATGAATTTTTAAAATATTTAAGTGAGTTTGGATATAGTGAAGAAATAGAAAATGCAGGAAGAATAATATCTGCAAAACGTTTTTTATATGAAAAATATTCAAAATATAATTTTGTTAAAAGTATAATTACAGAAGATTTTAGAGCATTTGCAACTAATTTGAGTTTAATACCTCCAAATTTCAATTTTTCTGAAGATGATATTGAAAAATTAATAATAGTTTTTCCAAACATGGTTGAAAGGGTTGAAGATTATTTGATAAATCCAGATGAATCTAAAAATTATGTCAAATATCTATATAGAATTGAAAAATTTGAAAAAAGAATAAATATAACCCAGTATGATATATATATTAATTATTTAATAAAAAAATCTATAAATAATTCTACATTTTTAGATGAAAGTCAAAAAGCATTCATAGTAAAGTATGTTCCTGTTGTGTATTTGAAAAAAATTGATGATATAATTTCAAATGAATCTTTTTCTATTGAAGAAAAGGATTATATAGGGGCATATAAATTATTGGGATTTATGAAAGATATTAATTCTATAAATGAAAAAAATCTTGAAACTTATATACTCTTAAATTCTTATTTTGATATAAAACAAAAACTTACATCTTTAAATAATAGTGTTTATTTTGTAGAAAAAACAGATTTAAATGATTTTATAGAAGATTCTTTGAGTTATATATATAAATCTCAAGGTTTAAATATAAAACACGATTTGATAGATGATTTAATTTTAAATTTATTAAAAACTTTAAATATAAAAGTTGGAAATTTAAAAGAAAAAATGGTATTAGATTTTTCAAGAGATAAATTGAATATAAATGCTGAAATAAATAAAGAAATAGATATTTTATATGATCAAATTGAAAGTATAAATAAAATGAAAATTTTAGATATTGATAAAAAAACAAATTCTAGCACTGAGACGATAAAAAATTTAGAACAAAATAAAAATGAATCATCAGACAAAGATAAAAAATATAATTATTTATTCATAATAATTCCAATATTAATTATTTTTATACTTTTTGTAATGATAATAGAGGTATTTCCAAATATACGTATAGCAGAATTCTTTGTTAAAATGGGATTACCCATTTTCTCTTTTAGGATAATTAATAAACTTCTTTTAAAAGAGCCAAACAATTTTAAATATTATATATTTCTTGCTAAAGTTTATGAAAAAATGGATAAATATAATGAATCTATAAGTACTTATAAACATGCTATGAAAATTAAAGAAAGAGGAGATTTTAATGAATAATTCTTTGATAATATCATCATCTTCGAAAGAAGTTTATATTGGTCTCAAAAATGAAAATGATATTTTGATAAAAACAGCAACTGGTAGAAATTCTGGATCTCAAATAATAATAAAAATAGATCAACTTTTAAAAGAAAATAAACTCAAATTAAAAGATATAAAAAATTATTTTATAGATATAGGCCCTGGTTCTTTTACAGGGATTAGAATATCAATTGTTACCTTGCAAGGTTTATTAATGCCTTTTGAAGATTTTTCAATTAGAAAATTTTATTTTACTGATATTGTTAATCTCTGTTTAAAAGATAAAAAAGTTGTTAAAAGAGCTGTATTGAAAAGGGCGAGAGAAGATGCTGCTTATATAGCTTTATATGAAAATGAAATGCGCATAAATGAACCTGAAATGGTTAATTTTTCAGATTTTAAAAGTTATTTGAATGGATATACTCTTTTAGGTGAAGAGGCTTTGTATTTTAAGAATAAATATGATTTAAAAAATGATCATAGAGAAATATTTTTTGATAAGGATGTTTTTATTGATATAGAAAAAATCTCTAAAAGTGTTGATATTAACAATCTAAAACCTTTATATCTTCAAAAACCTTTAGCTGTGGAAAATTTTGAAAAGATTACAGGTAAAACATTAGATAAAAAAAATTGGGATTAAATAAATTTTCAAAGGAGTTTAAACATGTCAAAAAAAATTTCATTAATAGGTATTTTTACTGCTTTAGCTTTTATATTATCATTTTTAAAATTTCCATCACCAGTTGGAAGTATAGCACTTGATTCTATGCCAGGATTTTTGTTGAGTATTATAAATCCTTTATACGGAGGAATTGCATCTTTACTGGGACATTTTTTTACATCATGGAATTCTGGTTTTTATTTTCAACTTTATCATATACCTCTTGCTTTAGCAATGTTTGCGATAACTTATATTTTTGGTAAATTATATCAAAAAAATAAGATTATATCTATTTTAATAGGTGTAATTTTAAATGGTATTGTATCTCCTTTTATAGTTGTAAAAATTATTACTTTTAAAGGAGTTTTGGGAATAATGCCTATGTTGATAGTAGCAAGTATTGTGAATATTTTATTAGCAGTTATTATATACTCAATGCTAAAAAAATATAATATAATAAAAAAATAAAAAACTTCATCGAAGTTTTTTATTTTTTATTTTTTATTTTGATTCTTTTCTTTTTTTTAAGATTTGTGTTTATTGTATCTAAAGATAAATGAGTTATATAACCTATGAATAAACTAAAACTATAAAAAAATTTTATTAATATGTAATATTTAGTATTTAGTAAAAATAGTATTACAGATAATAGAACAGCTGTTAAAATAGAATGCCATGCACCTCTATGTTTAGTAGTATTATTGAAAATTATGCCAAACAAAGTTCCAACAGATATTCCTACAAAAATTATCAAAAGATAATAAAAAGGTCCTTTAAATGGGATATAATGCTTAAAAATATAGTCATATTCAAAAAAATAATATACAGAAACAAGTATTAATAATATTCTGAAAAATCTATTTATTAAAGATTTTTGATGATCTACATCTGGAAAATCACTCCCAAGTATAAAAAGAGCATAAGATATTGTTATTTCAGAAGCTGAAAAAGAATAAAAATTTTTAGTAAATAAATAACTTATTATATTGAATACAAAGAAAAAAATAGGAAATCCTATTATTCCTGAGATTATATGAGTTCTAAAATTTGGCATTTAATCACCTTATTATATATTTTTTGTAAAAGAAAGTGGGGATTTTCCCCACTAATGTTATAATTCATTTTCGGCCGAAGCTATTTCAAAGGTTAATGATTTTAAAGATATTACAAAGTCTACATCTTCTACAGATATATTTTCTGGAACAGATAAAGATGTAGGAGTGAAATTTAGAATACCTTTAATTCCTGCTTCAAGAAGTATATCTACAACTTCTTGAGCTGCATTTACAGGAACGGAAAGAACTGCTATTTCCACATTATATGTTTTTATTATTTTTTCGATATCCTGTATTCTTTCTATTTTTACACCAGGGACTATCATATTACCAATCTTTTTTTCATCATTATCAAAAGCGGTAACAACTTTGAACCCATTTTTTTCTAAACCTGAATAATTAGCTATAGCATAACCAAGATTACCTGCACCAACTATTGCAACATTCCAGTTTTTCTTCAATCCAAGGATTTCTTTTAATTTAAAAGAAAGTTTGTCAACATTATAACCTACTCCTCTTTTTCCAAATTCACCGAAATAAGATAGATCTTTCCTAACTTGAGAAGCCTTTATTCCCAATAAATCGGCCATTTCTTTGGAAGAGGTTTTTTCGATACCATTTTCTTTCAATTTATTAAGACATCTATAATAGATTGCCAGTCTCCTTACCGTTGGTTTTGGTATTTTAGGAGCTCTCATTTTCTCACCCCTTCACAACAATATTAACTAATTTTTTCGGTACATATATGACTTTTACAATACTTTTACCTTCTATATGTTTTAATATTTTTTCATCTTCTAAAGCTAATTTTTTAATTATTTCAGAATCTTCTTCTACTGATACATTTAATTGAGATCTTAATTTACCATTTACTTGAATAACTATTGTTAATTCATCTACTTTCAATGCTTCTTCGTCTACAGTTGGCCAATTAGAATCAATTACTAATGATTCATGATTTAAAAGATGCCATAACTCTTCAGATATATGAGGTGCAATTGGTGATAACATCAAAGCAAAATTATCAGCAATTTCTCTTAAAAGCATGTAATTTAAATTATTTTCATTATTTTTTAAATAATTATTTAATTCATTAGAAAGTTCCATCATAGCACTTATAGCGGTATTAAATTGAAAATTACCTTCTATATCGTTAGTGGCTTTTTTAATTATTTGATGTAATTTTCTTCTCAATGCTTTTTCTTCTTTGTTTTTTAAATTTAATTTAGATTTATCAAATTTTATATCTTTTACTTCATCAATAAATTTCATATATGAGTTCCAAACTTTATTTAAAAATCTATAAACACCTTCCACACCAGAATCATTCCATTCCGTATCTTTTTCTGGTGGTCCCATAAATAATATATAAGTTCTCAACGAATCAGTTCCAAACTTATTTATAATATCTTCTGGAGATACTACATTTCCTTTTGATTTAGACATTTTAGCTCCATCTTTATAGATCATTCCTTGAGTATAAAGATTTTTAAAAGGTTCTTCAAAATTTATTAAATTCATATCATGAAGTACTTTGGTTATAAATCTTGAATATAAAAGATGAAGTATAGCATGTTCTACTCCGCCTATATATTGATCTACAGGTAACCAATTGTTTACATCTTCTGAGTCAAATATCATATCATTTTTATGTGGGTTTACATATCTCAAATAATACCATGATGAATCAACAAAGGTATCCATAGTATCAACTTCTCTATGAGCTGTTCCACCACATATTGGACATTTAGTTTCTTTGAAATCGTTATTATCAACAAGAGGGCTCTTTCCAGTTGTTTCGAATTTTACATCTCTTGGTAATTTTACTGGTAGATCTTTTTCTGGTACAGGAACTGTACCACATTTATCACAATAAATTATAGGAATAGGTGCGCCCCAATATCTTTGCCTTGATATTAACCAATCTCTTAATTTATATTGTGTTTTTTGTTTTCCAATTTTTTCTTCTTCAAGCCAATTTAAAATTTCTTTTAAAGCTATTCTATTTTTCTTACCATTAAAATTTTCTGAATTTATCATAACTCCGTCTTCTGTAAAAGCCTTTTCAGATATATCAGCATTTTCACCATCTATTACTTGTCTGATATTTAAATCGAAAACCTTTGCAAATTCATAATCTCTTTGATCATGAGCTGGAACAGCCATGATAGCACCAGTTCCATATTCATAAAGAATATAATTTGCAACATATATTGGGATCTTTTCATTGTTTACAGGATTAATAGCATAACTTCCAGTGAAAGCCCCATCTTTCTTTGCTCCTTCTGCTGTTCTTTTAAATCTATCTTCTAATCCAACCTTTTTTAGAAAATCAGATACATCTTTTTTATTTTCATCAGTAGTCAAAATGTCAACTAATGGAGATTCTGGAGCTAAAGCCATAAAAGTTACTCCCCATAATGTATCAGGTCTTGTAGTAAAAACATTTATAGTTTCATCTTTACCTTCAATTTTAAATTCAACTTCAGCACCAACACTTTTACCTATCCAATTTTTTTGCATTATTTTAACATTTTCAGGCCATTCATCAAGTTTGTCTATATCATTTAAAAGTCTTTCTGCATAATCAGTTATTTTGAAATACCATTGTTCTAAATGTTTTATTTCAACTTCATGACCACATCTTTCACAAGAGCCATTTACAACTTGTTCATTTGCAAGAACTGTTTTACAATCATCACACCAATTAACTGCTGCTTTTTTCTTATAAACAAGTCCTTTTTCATACATTTTTATAAATATCCATTGAGTCCATTTATAGTATTCTTCTGAAGAAGTCATTATTTCTCTACTCCAATCATAAGAAATACCCATTTTTTTTATTTGATTTCTTATTATATCTATATTTTTTAAAGTCCATTTTTCCGGATGTATGTTACCTTGTTTTATTGCCGCATTTTCAGCAGGTAAACCAAAAGAATCATATCCAAATGGATGTAAAACATTATAACCTGTCATTTTTCTATATCTTGCTACAACATCTCCAATAGTATAATTTTTAACATGTCCTACATGGAGAGTTCCTGAGGGATATGGAAACATTATTAGATTATAGAATTTTGGTTTTTCTGAATTCTGAGGAGTTTGAAAAGCTTTTTTTTCTTCCCAAACTTTTTGCCATTTTTTTTCAAATTCAACAGGATTATACTCTCTTTCCATTTATATAACCTCCATTTATTTTTATATTGTTAATTATACCACATATAAGCACTTTTTCACAATTACTAATTACCTGTTATTGTGGGTATATATAAGTTAAGATCTTTAGATATGTTTTGAATATTTATATCTGGATGTTTTAAAAGTCTTGATTGTCCAGGTTCTTGTATTAAAAAAAATACTTTTGATGGGTCTCCGCTTTTAAATGAGCTATTATAAGGGATTATATAGGTATAATCTGTTTTTATATTTGGAGATTTAAAAAAATAAAATTTATAAGGGTTTAAACCTGGTGTTAAATTACCTTGAAACAAATATTTTCCATTATTATCTTTGAAAGAACTCCAAACATCTTTTGAACCTATTATATATATTTGAATATATCCAGTTCTATCTTCTGATTGCAATTGAGTCAATATTTTATCTAAATCATCCATTTGTTTTTTTAAAAGACTATTAGAAACTATATATTTTTCTACTAAACCATTGGGTTTAAAATAAGAGTTCATTTGATTTATATCTTTTTCTAATTGAGAATTTTTTTGATTTAATTCATTTGATAATCTGTTTATTTGTTTTTGAGAGTAATTTTTAAAATTAACCATTCTTATTTCCGTAATTATAGACAAGATTAATGCTAAAACACTTATAAAAATAAGAATTATTTTTGATTTCATTCTTCACCTCCAATAAAAAACATCAAATTTTGATACAAATCTTTTTTTGTTTGCAAAATTTTTTTTAATTTTTGTATAGTATTATCAACTTTTTTTTGTTTTACAATTAATTTTTTTGAAATTTCTTTATAAGAAAAACCATCAAACCATAAATTTACTATATCTGTTTCATCTTCATTTAATTCTATTAAAGCACTGTCTATTACATAATTTAATAAGAGATTTTTAGTTTGATTCTCTGGATCTTTTAAATAATATTCAAATCCTTCATTAAAATCATCATAAGTATTTTCTATGCTTATAGCTTCTGTAAGCACTTTGTTTTTTTGTCTATTTAAATAAGTAACAAAAGATTTAACTTCAGAGGATATATTTAAATAAGCAAAAGTTGAAAATTTAGAATTTGAATTTTCATCATAATTAAATACAGCTTGCATTAATCCTACAAAACCAATTTGTACAAAATCTTCAAAATCAGCCCATGCGCCATAATACTTAGAAACAACAGATTTAATCATTGGTTCGAATTTTTCCAAAATTATCCCCATCGCTTCTTTATCTCCTACTTGAGATAATTTCACAAGACGATTAGTATTCAATCTTCTGAGAATATAAATATTTCTATTCATGATTTTCAAGCCCCTAATAATAATTTAATTTAAATTAATAATATTTTATC from Oceanotoga teriensis encodes the following:
- the recJ gene encoding single-stranded-DNA-specific exonuclease RecJ, yielding MNNNWRVFWDPNDPDYEANIKIARGLSNDIGISEFLGKLLVSRGLKDKNEAVEFLNPSKNQVIDPFYLKDMDKAVSLLKEIKQKEEKIVVFGDYDVDGVTAAATLYMGLKDLGFNVDAYIPSRMDEGYSLNMDAISDFNKNGFKNIITVDCGITSIEEISFAKKLGMKVIVTDHHEQQENLPPADAVVNPKRKDNNYPFKGLAGVGVAFKVLLALSKEINPSFDPYNYIDLVAIGTIADIVPLLSENRYFVKRGLDKIRKNPLKGVEALLKELKIVPSEIKSHIIAYKVAPKINAAGRMADAFTAFKLLTSKNDSEIQKNVSALIKLNSKRQAKEKEIYLFALSQMDVNPEYKKDKVIVLSGDNWHLGVLGIVASKLSSQFNKPVLMISKEETFGKGSARSPQGINLMDLFKNSSKEDLFQEFGGHELAAGFSVPNDNLDLLRTKVNESYFDLYGEKKPISEVSIDMEIEKIWPTFFDEIEKLEPYGYKNPEPVFLMKNVKAENMKFFGNAVESFAGKIRNKKDLIMDIIGYGLAPNLKEARYNNPTSIYLDIVGNFRQENSYNLKHKFLKFYLKDLNLKSNEQLNKDISSLDINSILKEETYKVSKIDVIKDNISENKIAMFLPSRIKYAAMLKKIFDSINNNKKVVIIGASNIVLKHTYNIISSYISSSNMYFNKKSRINNKTILNQKIIFITVPAFFHNLKMFSSDIFEIIIDEPFYSMAHPAIKNIKEYTEFRKYIIFKKNNISSFGTLFHTSLKEYFKRAGFKVLVSNVSPSNYEIIREKKKLSEILNDYINENINKVIMLNDETKQTKLSKIISDQFNILEDSIKVFNNSMEFTYKLLVKENFKKNNSNILISSYSNNGLSMELKGKNPIFIILDVPKTRLELIDIVASWSSKKGVIKFVLAYDEKFRARLSYDFARMYPSSNVLKQTYDFIKNNPSQKENEIINKMFKGDIEFGKVVLDELTDTGLIINLSNKYEIFEDFNLKLLHNSVKNKESILDGWLIKDSIHFFEDIDSKKFMELFKTNITDFKFKGV
- a CDS encoding asparaginase, with protein sequence MKKIAIITTGGTIAMRHDPILGVIPSDELNKSLNDIPYLRDMAETELFEFSNIPSPHMTPDKMFDLSKFVRKILNRKDIDGIVITHGTDTLEETAYFLDLLLDTVKPVVMTAAMRDWNEPATDGPRNLIASVRVACALHSIEEGVLVCLNDEIHAAREVTKTYTSNVATFDSLGYGPLGMVDEDTVIFFRRSLLRMHINTDKIEDKVALIKTYTGDDGRIIKELPDLGYKGVVIEGFGRGNVPEPVADAIEELINKKIPVVLVSRCFKGRVLGVYGYKGGGADLKNRGIIMGQEVSGPKARIKLMVVLGKTNDMEIIRSYFEYQNK
- a CDS encoding AI-2E family transporter, which codes for MTKNQKAAIFNSIYLIIFFSIAALSMQVFSILVFSLGVIFVVELFSKFFMKFLKMPKKFAILISILIIFISLIFLLVFLIPTVIGEVSNFINFLNGIFEKQEWRELFPEKFDDIEKNVTEFLITLRPKIISFINDALIQMPNLGGKIGSFIFYLVLITIYGSFYFDSFKLKAGNLFPKSIRNTSISFLKDLYVNLKSFVISTLFAALFVGIGAFIIMNILGVKYSLLMSFWAALTNFIPIVGVIFEFIPLILVGISSGLTKMLILLLIMIILHTSAFIFFLYVMKGSARINPVAVIISILIFGYIFGFVGPIIAVPIGISIKVFWKHFVSPTFERS
- a CDS encoding tetratricopeptide repeat protein; translation: MKRYIIILMILLSFLTSFAISVEDILNLSKNENTLELSWDEFLKYLSEFGYSEEIENAGRIISAKRFLYEKYSKYNFVKSIITEDFRAFATNLSLIPPNFNFSEDDIEKLIIVFPNMVERVEDYLINPDESKNYVKYLYRIEKFEKRINITQYDIYINYLIKKSINNSTFLDESQKAFIVKYVPVVYLKKIDDIISNESFSIEEKDYIGAYKLLGFMKDINSINEKNLETYILLNSYFDIKQKLTSLNNSVYFVEKTDLNDFIEDSLSYIYKSQGLNIKHDLIDDLILNLLKTLNIKVGNLKEKMVLDFSRDKLNINAEINKEIDILYDQIESINKMKILDIDKKTNSSTETIKNLEQNKNESSDKDKKYNYLFIIIPILIIFILFVMIIEVFPNIRIAEFFVKMGLPIFSFRIINKLLLKEPNNFKYYIFLAKVYEKMDKYNESISTYKHAMKIKERGDFNE
- a CDS encoding ECF transporter S component; the protein is MSKKISLIGIFTALAFILSFLKFPSPVGSIALDSMPGFLLSIINPLYGGIASLLGHFFTSWNSGFYFQLYHIPLALAMFAITYIFGKLYQKNKIISILIGVILNGIVSPFIVVKIITFKGVLGIMPMLIVASIVNILLAVIIYSMLKKYNIIKK
- a CDS encoding metal-dependent hydrolase, with protein sequence MPNFRTHIISGIIGFPIFFFVFNIISYLFTKNFYSFSASEITISYALFILGSDFPDVDHQKSLINRFFRILLILVSVYYFFEYDYIFKHYIPFKGPFYYLLIIFVGISVGTLFGIIFNNTTKHRGAWHSILTAVLLSVILFLLNTKYYILIKFFYSFSLFIGYITHLSLDTINTNLKKKKRIKIKNKK
- a CDS encoding redox-sensing transcriptional repressor Rex: MRAPKIPKPTVRRLAIYYRCLNKLKENGIEKTSSKEMADLLGIKASQVRKDLSYFGEFGKRGVGYNVDKLSFKLKEILGLKKNWNVAIVGAGNLGYAIANYSGLEKNGFKVVTAFDNDEKKIGNMIVPGVKIERIQDIEKIIKTYNVEIAVLSVPVNAAQEVVDILLEAGIKGILNFTPTSLSVPENISVEDVDFVISLKSLTFEIASAENEL